Proteins encoded together in one Desulfonatronum thiosulfatophilum window:
- a CDS encoding B12-binding domain-containing radical SAM protein: MDLNIRELSLDDLHWAEYALISAMTVQRESSRRAIRLCKDAGLLVIAGGPLFTVEHEHFPEVDHFVLNEAELTLPDFLRDQAQGRARRVYSSDAFADIEQTPIPRWDLLELKEYASMSVQYSRGCPFNCDFCNITALLGRKPRNKSASQMIAELDSLYANGWRGGIFFVDDNLIGNKRRLKTELLPALINWRKGKKGMPFGTEASINLADDEDLLAMMVEAGFDTVFIGIETPNEASLAECGKGQNIHRDLIRDVKRIQRFGIQVQGGFIVGFDNDEPAVFTRLVDFIQQSGITTAMVGLLQAPPGTKLYTRLKQAGRLREGISGDNVDGTTNILPAMTLESLREGYKDILKNIYSPEAYYQRVITFLREYNLPRTKNPLQIRRVSESLRALFRSIIHLGILGQERFHYWKLFFWTLLRRPKSLPLAVTLAIYGYHFRRVCELRVL; the protein is encoded by the coding sequence GTGGATTTGAATATCCGGGAATTGTCCCTGGATGATCTGCACTGGGCTGAATACGCATTAATCAGCGCCATGACCGTGCAGCGGGAATCATCGCGCAGGGCGATCAGGTTGTGCAAGGACGCCGGCCTGCTGGTCATTGCCGGCGGGCCGCTGTTCACGGTGGAGCATGAACACTTCCCCGAGGTGGATCATTTTGTGCTCAATGAGGCCGAGCTGACCCTGCCCGATTTTTTGCGCGACCAGGCTCAAGGACGAGCCAGGCGAGTCTACTCCTCGGATGCCTTCGCCGATATCGAACAGACGCCCATTCCGCGGTGGGACCTACTGGAGTTGAAAGAGTACGCGAGTATGAGCGTCCAGTACTCCCGAGGGTGTCCGTTCAACTGCGACTTCTGCAACATCACGGCCCTGCTGGGTCGCAAGCCGCGCAACAAGAGCGCATCTCAGATGATCGCCGAGTTGGACAGCCTCTATGCCAACGGATGGCGGGGCGGAATCTTTTTCGTGGACGACAACCTGATCGGGAATAAGCGGCGGCTCAAAACCGAGCTGCTGCCCGCGCTGATCAACTGGCGAAAAGGCAAGAAGGGCATGCCCTTCGGCACCGAGGCGTCCATCAACCTGGCTGACGACGAAGATCTGCTGGCCATGATGGTCGAGGCGGGATTCGATACCGTGTTTATCGGCATTGAAACGCCCAACGAGGCCAGCCTGGCCGAGTGCGGCAAAGGGCAGAACATCCATCGCGATCTGATCCGGGACGTGAAGCGGATCCAGCGGTTCGGGATCCAGGTCCAGGGAGGGTTCATCGTCGGCTTTGACAACGACGAGCCGGCCGTTTTCACCCGCCTTGTGGATTTCATCCAGCAAAGCGGCATCACCACCGCCATGGTCGGTCTGCTCCAGGCCCCTCCCGGAACCAAGCTTTACACTAGGCTCAAGCAGGCCGGGCGGTTGCGGGAAGGCATTTCCGGCGACAACGTGGACGGAACCACGAACATCCTGCCGGCCATGACCCTGGAGTCGCTGCGCGAGGGGTACAAGGACATTTTGAAGAACATCTACTCCCCCGAGGCGTACTATCAGCGGGTGATCACCTTTTTGCGGGAGTACAACCTGCCGAGAACCAAGAATCCATTGCAAATCCGGCGCGTCTCCGAAAGCCTGCGGGCGCTGTTCCGGTCCATCATCCACCTCGGCATCCTGGGTCAGGAACGGTTCCACTACTGGAAACTGTTCTTCTGGACCCTGCTCCGACGGCCAAAATCCCTGCCCCTGGCCGTGACCCTGGCCATCTACGGCTACCACTTCCGACGAGTCTGCGAATTGCGGGTGTTATAG
- a CDS encoding type II toxin-antitoxin system MqsA family antitoxin: MKCPLCDAMEMIHDTRDRPYTYKGESTVIQNVTGDFCPGCGEVLLDADESRRVSSAISEFNKQVNASSIDPVFIANVRKKLALDQREAAMIFGGGVNAFSRYETGKTKPPLALVKLLKVLDRHPDLLKEITTD, encoded by the coding sequence ATGAAATGTCCACTTTGCGATGCCATGGAGATGATCCACGACACCCGCGACAGGCCCTACACCTACAAGGGCGAGTCAACCGTGATCCAGAACGTGACGGGCGACTTTTGTCCGGGCTGTGGCGAGGTACTTTTGGATGCCGACGAATCGAGGCGGGTCAGTTCCGCGATCTCGGAGTTCAACAAGCAGGTTAATGCCTCGAGTATCGACCCTGTGTTCATCGCCAATGTGCGCAAAAAGCTTGCCCTGGATCAACGTGAGGCGGCCATGATTTTCGGCGGCGGGGTCAATGCCTTTTCGCGGTACGAAACCGGAAAGACAAAGCCGCCACTGGCCCTGGTCAAACTCCTAAAGGTGCTTGACCGTCACCCTGACTTGCTCAAAGAGATCACGACCGACTAG